Proteins from a single region of Longimicrobiales bacterium:
- a CDS encoding outer membrane lipoprotein carrier protein LolA yields MNWTTSVEQGRRMKWCGSLPLLALLVPTAAGAQDRGLDVLHGAADRYESVEALCADFTQHLLVPLLGVERTGSGRLCQGRPNLFAMRFGDPEGDLIVVDGESAWVYFPSSDARTVLKTTADRSAGGRDFHREFLEDPEQKYEVTYEASESIEGHETHRLLMVPKNPMSYRAALVWIDEGQPVLRRVRLEEENGNVRTITLENVGFGADPGSGFFSFTPPPGALVMER; encoded by the coding sequence ATGAACTGGACGACATCTGTTGAGCAGGGTCGCAGAATGAAGTGGTGCGGATCTTTGCCCTTGTTGGCCCTGCTCGTACCCACAGCGGCTGGAGCCCAGGACCGTGGCTTGGATGTGCTCCATGGGGCCGCGGATCGTTATGAGTCGGTGGAGGCCCTGTGCGCGGACTTTACCCAGCACCTGCTTGTACCACTTCTCGGAGTCGAGCGTACCGGGAGTGGTCGACTCTGCCAGGGGCGCCCCAACCTGTTCGCGATGCGCTTCGGTGATCCTGAGGGCGATTTGATCGTTGTCGATGGCGAGAGTGCCTGGGTCTACTTCCCGAGTAGCGACGCGCGAACTGTCCTGAAGACGACGGCGGACCGCAGTGCGGGTGGCAGGGACTTCCATCGAGAGTTTCTGGAGGACCCGGAACAGAAGTACGAGGTCACGTATGAGGCATCGGAGTCGATCGAGGGGCATGAGACGCACCGACTCCTGATGGTACCCAAGAACCCCATGTCGTATCGCGCAGCCTTGGTCTGGATCGATGAAGGGCAGCCCGTACTTCGACGAGTTCGACTCGAGGAAGAGAACGGAAACGTGCGGACGATCACGCTTGAGAATGTCGGGTTTGGTGCTGATCCGGGTAGTGGGTTCTTTTCGTTCACCCCGCCGCCTGGCGCCTTGG
- a CDS encoding DNA translocase FtsK 4TM domain-containing protein, with amino-acid sequence MTKKRGTGKGSVKSRSASKAATGGKKAERGRSGAAKKTKSSAGKSGGGGFALTAGQRREIVAVGMLSIALVFLLSLVPVSIFGQLGDQWFTQDNMLKGVGASIKETLLGGVGHSAILVPILFGVLGLRVGNWLSWERTIRSGLLVTGLLVIVPIAVWTLSAENPIPAGWLGKLLGKPLVELLGPFGAMLVDGVLFVALSIATLGWNPLRSVGKGVIVSGEAAGRTAKVLADKGKEFKEVHAQNAAARAERMVVQETEGAVEGFAPDWMDGADKTAGDDPGPRSTSPSNEGLSVEEGAAEVHQETPSGSSGDAEAGEVAEDEWDAEHEGDLVDPNAGSDIEHEVPPVDLLSAPQSQDRTSMERELDKLGEVLVDKLRTFNVESSLGGRTTGPVVTQFEVVPAPGVKVNRIANLDADLALAMKARTIRIVAPIPGKGAVGVEIPNPQPEIVNLREMLEAPNFRRAKGELPLALGKDLNGKPYVAALEKMPHLLIAGATGAGKSVCLNTIVTSLVYRHTPETLRLLMIDPKMVELSVYSRLPHLRHNVVTDPRDAAGVLKWAVLEMERRYALLKANYVRSLGEFNKKVREDQVLRRSEPKGPEGDEDRWIYSEGVMPYIVVVVDELADLMMTVQSEVEKPLTQLAQKARAIGIHLIVATQRPSVNVITGLIKANFPTRIAFRVASKTDSRTILDQNGADALLGNGDMLFLPPGGSVPVRIQGAYLSTEDTERLMGWYVDLLEKHASESGTTLDVSSEPDILQEVREQQEEESGGKDAIKGDWDELFRAAAEVCIQNGGGSTSLLQRRLSIGYGRAARIVDQLHDAEVLGPSDGSKGREVLVMMDELDDIC; translated from the coding sequence GTGACAAAGAAACGCGGAACCGGTAAGGGCAGCGTTAAGAGCCGCTCTGCGAGCAAGGCCGCCACAGGCGGAAAGAAGGCGGAGCGCGGCCGCTCGGGTGCGGCTAAGAAGACGAAGTCCTCTGCCGGAAAGAGTGGCGGCGGTGGCTTCGCCCTGACCGCGGGACAGCGCAGGGAGATCGTGGCCGTCGGGATGCTTTCGATCGCTCTCGTTTTCCTGCTATCGCTCGTGCCCGTGTCGATTTTCGGACAATTGGGCGATCAGTGGTTCACTCAGGACAACATGCTCAAGGGTGTCGGAGCCAGCATCAAAGAAACCTTACTAGGTGGCGTCGGACACTCCGCGATTCTGGTGCCCATCTTGTTCGGCGTGCTCGGACTAAGGGTCGGCAACTGGCTCTCCTGGGAGCGGACCATTCGCTCCGGGCTGCTGGTGACCGGGCTGCTGGTGATCGTTCCCATCGCCGTGTGGACGCTCTCTGCCGAGAATCCGATTCCGGCTGGATGGTTGGGAAAATTATTGGGCAAGCCGTTGGTAGAGCTCCTCGGCCCTTTCGGTGCGATGCTGGTCGACGGGGTTCTCTTCGTGGCATTGAGCATTGCAACGCTTGGGTGGAATCCGCTTCGCTCGGTAGGAAAGGGCGTGATCGTCAGTGGCGAGGCTGCAGGCCGAACGGCGAAGGTGCTTGCGGACAAAGGCAAGGAGTTTAAGGAGGTTCATGCCCAAAACGCGGCGGCTCGGGCAGAGCGGATGGTGGTGCAAGAGACGGAGGGGGCAGTCGAGGGGTTCGCGCCGGACTGGATGGATGGCGCGGACAAAACCGCGGGTGATGATCCCGGTCCAAGATCGACCTCGCCTTCGAATGAGGGGCTGTCAGTCGAGGAGGGTGCCGCCGAGGTACATCAGGAGACGCCGTCGGGCTCGTCGGGCGACGCAGAGGCTGGTGAGGTGGCCGAGGACGAATGGGATGCCGAGCACGAAGGTGATCTCGTAGATCCCAACGCGGGCAGCGACATCGAACATGAGGTGCCACCGGTCGACCTTCTCAGCGCTCCGCAGTCTCAGGATCGAACCAGTATGGAGCGGGAGCTCGACAAGCTCGGGGAAGTCCTTGTGGACAAACTCCGTACGTTCAACGTCGAGAGCTCGCTCGGAGGCCGGACCACAGGACCGGTCGTCACGCAGTTCGAGGTCGTGCCGGCCCCCGGCGTGAAAGTGAATCGGATCGCCAACCTCGACGCCGATCTGGCACTAGCTATGAAGGCGCGCACGATCCGCATCGTTGCGCCCATTCCGGGCAAGGGCGCGGTAGGTGTTGAGATCCCTAACCCACAGCCGGAGATCGTGAATCTGAGGGAGATGCTCGAAGCTCCGAATTTCCGACGGGCCAAAGGGGAGCTTCCACTCGCACTCGGGAAGGATCTCAACGGCAAGCCGTACGTGGCCGCTCTGGAGAAGATGCCACACCTCCTCATCGCTGGCGCGACCGGTGCGGGAAAATCGGTCTGCCTCAATACGATTGTTACGAGCCTGGTATACCGACACACGCCGGAAACCCTGCGGCTGTTGATGATCGATCCAAAGATGGTCGAACTCTCTGTCTACTCACGCCTCCCGCACTTGCGGCACAACGTGGTAACCGACCCTCGGGATGCAGCCGGCGTACTGAAATGGGCTGTCCTAGAGATGGAGCGGAGGTACGCCCTCCTCAAGGCGAACTACGTCCGCTCACTCGGGGAGTTCAACAAGAAGGTTCGCGAGGACCAGGTCCTCCGGCGCTCAGAGCCTAAGGGCCCAGAAGGAGACGAAGACCGGTGGATCTACTCCGAAGGCGTCATGCCGTACATCGTCGTTGTGGTCGACGAGTTGGCGGATTTGATGATGACGGTCCAGTCGGAGGTGGAGAAACCGCTGACTCAGCTCGCGCAGAAGGCGCGAGCCATCGGGATTCACCTCATCGTGGCGACGCAGCGGCCCTCAGTGAACGTCATCACCGGGTTGATCAAGGCGAATTTTCCGACGCGAATCGCGTTCCGGGTCGCGTCCAAGACAGACTCTCGGACGATTCTCGATCAGAACGGCGCCGATGCGCTTCTCGGCAACGGGGACATGCTGTTCCTGCCGCCCGGCGGCTCTGTGCCCGTTCGAATTCAGGGTGCCTACCTATCCACCGAGGATACCGAGCGACTGATGGGATGGTACGTCGATCTTCTCGAGAAGCATGCAAGCGAGTCGGGCACGACGCTCGACGTGTCTTCGGAGCCGGACATCCTTCAGGAGGTCAGGGAGCAGCAAGAGGAGGAGTCAGGGGGAAAGGACGCCATCAAGGGCGACTGGGACGAACTCTTCCGTGCCGCGGCCGAAGTGTGCATTCAGAACGGCGGCGGCTCGACCTCTCTTCTGCAACGCCGCTTGAGCATCGGGTATGGACGGGCGGCCCGAATCGTAGATCAGCTTCACGACGCGGAGGTCCTAGGTCCATCCGATGGATCGAAGGGACGCGAGGTCCTCGTCATGATGGATGAACTGGACGACATCTGTTGA
- a CDS encoding 2-phosphosulfolactate phosphatase translates to MRIDTYFTVPEVDTGTIGDATVVVIDVVRATTTIIEALANGARAIYPTDSTEEAVRLASSMGREDTLLCGERKGHKVEGFDLGNSPREFTEETVQGKKLVMSTRDGTRALNVGQEGRRLLPCAFTNLGAVAKAVAGDERLVIICAGQDDRFSLDDALCAGHLIRRLVKEVDEEPALNDSSRAVRALASARNPTREFLSLASGGAAIIEIGLGDDLVICCDIDRHEIVALMTDQAITRVEA, encoded by the coding sequence ATGAGGATCGACACATACTTTACGGTTCCTGAGGTCGACACCGGCACGATCGGTGACGCGACGGTTGTGGTCATCGACGTAGTTCGTGCGACGACCACGATCATTGAGGCCCTCGCCAACGGAGCACGTGCGATCTACCCCACGGACTCGACCGAAGAGGCTGTGCGGCTGGCGTCCTCAATGGGCAGGGAGGACACACTGCTTTGCGGTGAACGGAAGGGGCATAAGGTCGAAGGTTTCGACCTGGGAAATTCGCCTCGCGAATTCACCGAGGAGACGGTTCAGGGCAAGAAGCTCGTGATGAGCACGAGGGACGGAACTCGGGCGCTGAACGTTGGTCAGGAAGGGCGGCGACTCCTTCCTTGTGCATTCACGAATTTGGGTGCGGTCGCGAAAGCCGTCGCTGGGGACGAGCGTCTCGTCATCATCTGCGCAGGGCAGGACGACCGCTTTTCTCTCGATGACGCGCTGTGCGCGGGCCACCTCATTCGGCGGCTCGTGAAAGAGGTCGATGAGGAACCAGCGCTCAACGATTCGTCACGGGCTGTTCGCGCACTGGCCTCGGCGCGCAACCCGACACGGGAGTTCCTGAGTCTCGCCTCCGGTGGGGCTGCGATCATCGAGATCGGTCTGGGCGATGACCTCGTGATCTGCTGTGATATCGATCGTCACGAAATTGTCGCGCTCATGACTGATCAAGCCATTACGCGAGTCGAGGCGTGA
- the accC gene encoding acetyl-CoA carboxylase biotin carboxylase subunit: MFKKVLIANRGEIALRIIRACHELGVETVAVYSEADRESLHVRFADEDVCIGPAPATESYLNIPRIIAAAEVTGAEAIHPGYGFLAENAEFSEICARADITFIGPTPDQIRSMGDKATARATMMKIGVPTVPGSDGIIDTVEEALPVAEEIGFPIMIKASAGGGGKGMRLAGSIEEFPKLFTAAQNEGRASFGNPDVYLERAIIKPRHVEIQVFGDAHGRVVHFGERDCSIQRRHQKLVEEAPSPAMTAELRAEMGEAAVKAAKAIDYVGAGTVEFLLDQSGEFFFMEMNTRIQVEHPVTEVTTGIDLLKEQIRVAAGEPLLVPDSVEHRVHAIEFRINAEDPDRDFAPAPGTITTFHPPGGPGVRLDTHIYTGYRVPPYYDSLLAKLIVSGNTREEAIVRARHVLDHTIIEGIPTTIPFLRRIVDDEAFVRGEVDTGFVARMMAEGTPKE, from the coding sequence TTGTTCAAGAAGGTCCTGATCGCGAACCGGGGGGAAATCGCCCTCCGCATCATTCGCGCCTGTCACGAGCTCGGAGTGGAGACGGTGGCCGTCTACTCTGAGGCCGACCGTGAATCTCTCCATGTTCGATTTGCGGACGAAGACGTATGCATCGGTCCAGCCCCTGCGACCGAGAGCTACCTGAACATCCCACGGATTATTGCTGCGGCTGAGGTGACCGGCGCGGAGGCGATTCACCCCGGTTACGGCTTCCTTGCCGAGAACGCCGAATTCAGTGAGATCTGCGCTCGCGCGGATATCACCTTCATTGGGCCTACTCCAGATCAGATCAGGTCCATGGGCGACAAGGCGACCGCTCGGGCTACCATGATGAAGATTGGGGTGCCGACGGTGCCAGGTTCCGATGGGATTATCGACACGGTCGAGGAGGCACTTCCAGTTGCGGAGGAGATAGGCTTCCCGATCATGATCAAGGCGTCCGCTGGAGGGGGCGGAAAGGGCATGCGCTTGGCCGGAAGCATAGAAGAGTTCCCTAAGCTCTTCACAGCGGCCCAGAACGAGGGAAGAGCTTCCTTCGGGAATCCTGACGTCTATCTCGAGCGGGCGATCATCAAGCCCCGTCACGTAGAGATCCAGGTGTTTGGCGACGCACACGGCCGAGTGGTTCACTTTGGCGAGCGAGACTGCTCGATCCAGCGGCGGCACCAGAAGTTGGTGGAGGAAGCCCCTTCGCCTGCGATGACAGCAGAACTGCGTGCCGAAATGGGCGAAGCAGCCGTGAAAGCGGCCAAGGCCATCGACTATGTGGGCGCGGGGACGGTCGAATTTCTGCTCGACCAGAGCGGAGAGTTCTTCTTTATGGAGATGAATACTCGCATTCAGGTGGAGCACCCAGTGACTGAAGTCACGACGGGTATCGACCTTCTGAAAGAACAGATTCGTGTAGCTGCGGGTGAACCCCTCCTCGTGCCTGACTCTGTGGAACATCGCGTGCACGCGATCGAATTTCGGATAAACGCAGAGGACCCCGATCGCGATTTTGCTCCGGCGCCGGGGACGATCACCACGTTTCACCCGCCAGGCGGACCGGGCGTACGTCTCGATACGCATATCTACACGGGCTACCGAGTGCCGCCCTACTACGATTCGCTCCTCGCAAAGCTCATCGTGAGTGGGAACACGCGGGAAGAAGCCATCGTTCGGGCACGACATGTGCTTGATCACACCATCATCGAAGGTATTCCGACCACCATCCCGTTTCTCCGACGAATCGTGGATGACGAAGCCTTCGTGCGAGGGGAAGTGGACACGGGCTTCGTTGCCCGTATGATGGCGGAGGGCACACCGAAAGAATGA
- the accB gene encoding acetyl-CoA carboxylase biotin carboxyl carrier protein — protein sequence MMDFDFIERLIDALDNSSVDSIDIERGGTRVRLSKSPSGTVVAPVAVTAAPAPAVALPAPAATPATETPVAASNLVEIISPMVGTFYRSPGPDALSYVEVGARVMPGDTLCIIEAMKLMNELECEVTGTIAEICIENAQPVEFGQVLFRVDPS from the coding sequence ATGATGGACTTCGACTTCATCGAGCGGCTGATTGACGCTCTCGACAACAGCTCCGTCGATTCGATCGATATTGAGCGCGGTGGCACGCGAGTGCGGTTGTCCAAGAGCCCGAGTGGTACTGTGGTGGCTCCTGTTGCGGTTACCGCGGCTCCCGCACCTGCGGTGGCTCTGCCGGCGCCTGCAGCGACTCCTGCCACCGAAACACCGGTCGCGGCCAGCAATTTGGTGGAAATCATATCCCCGATGGTGGGTACGTTTTACCGCTCACCCGGACCGGACGCACTCTCTTATGTCGAAGTGGGGGCTCGTGTGATGCCCGGGGACACGCTCTGCATCATCGAAGCCATGAAGCTCATGAATGAGCTCGAGTGCGAGGTGACAGGGACGATCGCCGAGATATGCATCGAGAATGCGCAGCCGGTCGAATTTGGACAGGTCCTGTTTCGGGTCGACCCTAGCTAG
- the efp gene encoding elongation factor P, protein MASTADFRNGMVIEIDGDLWAISYFQHVKPGKGGAFVRTKLKNVLTGAVVEKTYRAGEKVNDVRLERRPVNYSYTDGDLYYFMDAQTFDLIPIAADLLGENQLKFLKENMPCEGLVHDEKVISVELPQFVELLVTETDPGFKGDTAQGANKPAKLETGATINVPLFVEQGDVLKIDRREEKYLSRVNL, encoded by the coding sequence ATGGCCAGTACGGCAGATTTCCGTAACGGGATGGTGATTGAGATCGACGGCGATCTCTGGGCCATTTCTTACTTCCAGCATGTGAAGCCCGGGAAGGGTGGGGCTTTTGTGCGCACCAAACTCAAGAATGTCCTTACGGGCGCGGTTGTGGAGAAAACCTATCGCGCCGGCGAGAAGGTGAATGACGTACGTCTCGAGCGGCGCCCGGTGAACTACAGCTACACGGACGGCGATCTCTATTACTTCATGGATGCGCAGACCTTCGACCTGATCCCGATCGCTGCGGATCTCCTGGGAGAGAACCAGCTCAAGTTCCTCAAGGAGAACATGCCGTGTGAAGGGCTGGTTCACGATGAGAAGGTGATCAGCGTGGAGTTGCCTCAGTTCGTCGAGCTCCTCGTTACGGAGACGGATCCGGGATTCAAGGGCGACACTGCGCAGGGCGCGAACAAGCCGGCAAAGCTCGAGACCGGTGCCACGATCAACGTTCCACTATTCGTCGAGCAGGGTGATGTGTTGAAGATCGACCGACGTGAAGAGAAGTACCTGTCGCGGGTGAACCTATGA
- the aroQ gene encoding type II 3-dehydroquinate dehydratase encodes MRIAVVHGPNLRLLGRREPEVYGRDTLDDVNRMIADLAEELRVEVEMFQSNHEGELIDFIDEASARVDGFLINPGAYTHTSIALRDALTGVDRPFVEAHLSNTAGRETFRRHSYLSPVASGVVYGFGVQSYLLGLRGLVSRLRG; translated from the coding sequence ATGAGAATCGCGGTGGTCCACGGGCCCAACCTCCGTCTACTCGGTCGCCGAGAGCCCGAGGTGTACGGACGCGACACTCTGGATGATGTGAACCGCATGATTGCTGATCTGGCGGAAGAGCTCAGGGTCGAGGTCGAGATGTTCCAGTCAAACCATGAAGGGGAACTCATCGACTTCATCGACGAAGCTTCGGCCCGCGTCGACGGATTTCTGATCAATCCGGGTGCCTATACCCACACGTCCATCGCTCTCAGGGATGCGCTGACGGGCGTCGATCGGCCGTTTGTCGAGGCGCACCTGTCGAATACGGCCGGGCGAGAAACCTTCCGTCGGCATTCGTACCTTTCTCCCGTCGCCAGCGGTGTGGTTTATGGCTTCGGTGTCCAAAGCTATCTTCTAGGGCTACGCGGCCTGGTCTCCAGGCTCCGCGGCTAG